A genomic stretch from Armatimonadota bacterium includes:
- a CDS encoding aromatic ring-hydroxylating dioxygenase subunit alpha, with protein MRTGAVRTDAVRTDPVRAGLEATAPATPGDGMAGVTVLPELDDPVEPVLFDRWYVVATLEEVRRQRQRARLFGRNLVVWAAGDQVQVWQDVCVHMGFPLSALSPNTRGRRDQEEAYRRGVLKCGYHGYEYGPDGRVVRIPQHPTQKIPPHFCARKTYPVQVRYGLVFTCLGTPRYEIPPFPEWDDPAWRKIFCGPYDVNAGASRFWANFADVAHFPWVHGDELGDPAHATVEPYRLRKTATGVVAENIRIYQPDPDGSGQGAVVTYTYEALGPTEIRFHKVARHCYGIIMFITPVERERCRGYMINFLNYDDGRSDEDFRRFEDRIVAEDRVIIEAQRPALIPADLRREPQRPADALAAWYRNYLIEQGMHYLIE; from the coding sequence ATGCGGACCGGCGCCGTGCGGACCGACGCCGTGCGGACCGACCCTGTGCGGGCCGGGCTGGAGGCGACCGCCCCCGCCACACCCGGCGACGGGATGGCGGGGGTGACGGTCCTCCCCGAGCTCGACGATCCCGTCGAGCCGGTCCTCTTCGACCGCTGGTACGTGGTGGCGACGCTGGAGGAGGTCCGGCGGCAGCGACAGCGCGCGCGGCTGTTCGGCCGCAACCTGGTCGTCTGGGCGGCGGGGGACCAGGTGCAGGTGTGGCAGGACGTCTGCGTCCACATGGGCTTCCCCCTCTCCGCCCTCTCGCCCAACACCCGGGGGCGGCGCGACCAGGAGGAGGCCTACCGGCGCGGCGTCCTGAAGTGCGGCTACCACGGTTACGAGTACGGCCCGGACGGCCGCGTCGTGCGCATCCCCCAGCACCCCACCCAGAAGATCCCGCCGCACTTCTGCGCCCGGAAGACGTACCCCGTGCAGGTGCGCTACGGGCTGGTCTTCACCTGCCTGGGCACCCCGCGCTACGAGATCCCGCCCTTCCCCGAGTGGGACGACCCCGCCTGGCGCAAGATCTTCTGCGGCCCCTACGACGTGAACGCCGGGGCCAGCCGCTTCTGGGCCAACTTCGCCGACGTCGCCCACTTCCCGTGGGTCCACGGGGACGAGCTGGGCGACCCCGCCCACGCCACCGTGGAGCCCTACCGGCTGCGCAAGACCGCCACCGGGGTGGTGGCCGAGAACATCCGCATCTACCAGCCCGACCCCGACGGCAGCGGCCAGGGGGCGGTGGTGACCTACACCTACGAGGCGCTGGGGCCGACGGAGATCCGCTTCCACAAGGTAGCCCGCCACTGCTACGGGATCATCATGTTCATCACGCCGGTGGAGCGCGAGCGCTGCCGCGGCTACATGATCAACTTCCTGAACTACGACGACGGGCGGTCCGATGAGGACTTCCGGCGCTTCGAGGACCGCATCGTGGCCGAGGACCGGGTGATCATCGAGGCGCAGCGGCCGGCGCTCATCCCGGCCGACCTGCGCCGGGAGCCGCAGCGCCCCGCCGACGCCCTGGCCGCCTGGTACCGCAACTACCTGATCGAGCAGGGCATGCACTATCTGATCGAGTGA
- a CDS encoding thiamine pyrophosphate-binding protein: protein MSQGKYGSDLIVDLMRAYDIEYAALNPGATFRGLHDSIVNYGGNQRPQLILCTHEEIAVAVAQGYAKAAGRPMAAIVHDVVGLLHATMAIYTAWLDRTPVLVLGGTGPMPVEARRPWIDWIHTALVQGNAVRDYVKWDDQPASLQGFVESFIRGYRIATTEPQGPVYLCFDAGLQEAPLTEAIAIPDVRRYAPPARPQADPAALETLTQWLVEAEHPVVLADYVGRTPQAVRALVGLAETLALPVVDLGSRFNFPNTHPLDLTGAEEELLPEADLVLALDTFDLQKALSTTDRTWRRARPLLRPQARVAHISLADAMVRSWIQEQGRLEAVDLAVMADTALALPALTERCARAVAGDPALRARVEERREALARRHRALRDGWREAAERRRGERPIALAHLALELWDVVRDEDWVLVNRSLRGWTRRLWTWALNGEDVPYVGAHRGGGVGSGAGHAIGAALALGRRRLCIDIQPDGDLLYTPSALWTAAHHRIPLLVVMFNNRSYYNDEEHQRLVAQARGRAVERAHIGQAMVDPPVDFAGLARAFGLEAWGPVEAPEGLRPTLERAVRYVLRERRPALVDVVMQSR, encoded by the coding sequence GTGTCCCAGGGCAAGTACGGGTCTGACCTGATCGTCGACCTGATGCGCGCGTACGACATCGAGTACGCCGCCCTCAACCCCGGCGCCACCTTCCGGGGGTTGCACGACTCCATCGTGAACTACGGCGGCAACCAGCGGCCGCAGCTCATCCTCTGCACCCACGAGGAGATCGCCGTAGCCGTGGCCCAGGGATACGCCAAGGCGGCCGGGCGTCCCATGGCCGCCATCGTGCACGATGTCGTGGGGTTGCTCCACGCCACCATGGCCATCTACACCGCCTGGCTGGACCGGACACCGGTGCTCGTGCTCGGCGGAACCGGGCCCATGCCGGTGGAGGCGCGGCGGCCCTGGATCGACTGGATCCACACGGCCCTGGTGCAGGGCAACGCGGTGCGCGACTACGTGAAGTGGGACGACCAGCCGGCCAGCCTCCAGGGCTTCGTGGAGTCGTTCATCCGCGGCTACCGCATCGCCACCACCGAACCCCAGGGCCCCGTCTACCTGTGCTTCGACGCCGGGCTGCAGGAAGCCCCGCTCACGGAGGCGATCGCCATCCCGGACGTGCGCCGCTACGCCCCGCCGGCCCGCCCCCAGGCCGACCCCGCGGCGCTGGAGACGCTGACCCAGTGGCTGGTCGAGGCGGAGCACCCGGTGGTGCTCGCCGACTACGTCGGGCGCACCCCGCAGGCGGTCCGCGCGCTGGTGGGCCTGGCCGAGACGCTGGCCCTCCCGGTCGTGGACCTGGGCAGCCGCTTCAACTTCCCCAACACCCACCCGCTCGACCTCACCGGGGCCGAGGAGGAGCTGCTGCCCGAGGCGGACCTGGTGCTGGCCCTGGACACCTTCGACCTGCAGAAGGCCCTCTCCACCACCGACCGCACTTGGCGGCGGGCCCGCCCGCTGCTCCGCCCGCAGGCGCGGGTGGCGCACATCTCGCTGGCCGATGCCATGGTCCGCAGCTGGATCCAGGAGCAGGGACGGCTGGAGGCGGTCGACCTGGCCGTCATGGCGGACACGGCGCTGGCCCTGCCCGCGCTGACGGAGCGGTGCGCCCGGGCGGTGGCCGGGGACCCGGCCCTGCGCGCCCGGGTGGAGGAGCGGCGGGAGGCCCTGGCCCGTCGGCACCGGGCGCTGCGCGACGGGTGGCGCGAGGCTGCCGAGCGCCGGCGCGGGGAACGGCCCATCGCGCTGGCCCACCTCGCCCTCGAGCTGTGGGACGTGGTGCGCGACGAGGACTGGGTGCTGGTGAACCGCAGCCTGCGCGGGTGGACCCGCCGGTTGTGGACGTGGGCGCTGAACGGCGAGGACGTCCCCTACGTGGGCGCGCACAGGGGCGGGGGCGTCGGCTCCGGCGCCGGACACGCCATCGGTGCCGCCCTGGCCCTGGGGCGGCGGCGTCTGTGCATCGACATCCAACCGGACGGCGACCTGCTCTACACGCCCAGCGCGCTGTGGACGGCCGCGCACCACCGCATCCCGCTGCTCGTCGTCATGTTCAACAACCGCTCCTACTACAATGACGAGGAGCACCAGCGGCTGGTGGCCCAGGCGCGCGGTCGGGCGGTGGAGCGGGCGCACATCGGCCAGGCCATGGTCGATCCCCCCGTGGACTTCGCCGGATTGGCCCGGGCCTTCGGCCTGGAGGCGTGGGGACCGGTGGAGGCGCCCGAGGGGCTGCGGCCGACGCTGGAGCGCGCGGTGCGCTACGTCCTCCGCGAGCGCCGTCCCGCCCTGGTGGACGTGGTCATGCAGAGCCGCTAG
- a CDS encoding BMP family ABC transporter substrate-binding protein, with the protein MVGCAVLLGVALAAPVAAQARLKVGYLYVGPIGDYGWTHAHDRARKIVDRTLGTESLYVESVPEAQTEVFIDKLVQQGARVIFTTSFGFMDGTLAAARRYPNVLFAHATGFKRAPNVATYMAELYQAYCLNGYAAGALTRTGTIAYVAAIPIPEVKRHVNAYALCAAAVNPRVKVAVRWTFEWFHPAKAKEATEALMAEGADVFNQTEDSPTVTQVAAKRDRLSFSHTSPFLRYAPRHVVSGQLKHWEVIYTDFLRKVLAGKYRSDNLQDVDYWWRLAEGAVEVGADFGMPINPVFRPRLEAVRVRTADLGTVNAYDLILRRLRQMSTLRDGQPAFEPFTGPIRDRRGVLRAAPGKRLTPEELLTMQWAAPNVVGPWPDEP; encoded by the coding sequence ATGGTCGGTTGTGCGGTCCTGCTGGGGGTCGCACTGGCGGCTCCCGTGGCAGCCCAGGCGCGGTTGAAGGTGGGGTACCTCTACGTCGGCCCCATCGGCGACTACGGTTGGACCCACGCCCACGACCGGGCCCGGAAGATCGTGGACCGGACGCTGGGCACGGAGAGCCTCTACGTCGAGTCGGTCCCCGAAGCCCAGACCGAGGTCTTCATCGACAAGCTGGTCCAGCAGGGGGCCCGGGTGATCTTCACCACCAGCTTCGGCTTCATGGACGGGACGCTGGCCGCGGCCCGCCGGTACCCCAACGTGCTCTTCGCCCACGCCACGGGGTTCAAGCGCGCCCCCAACGTGGCCACCTACATGGCCGAGCTCTACCAGGCCTACTGCCTGAACGGCTACGCCGCCGGCGCGCTCACCCGCACCGGCACCATCGCCTACGTGGCCGCCATCCCCATCCCCGAGGTGAAGCGGCACGTGAACGCCTACGCCCTCTGCGCCGCGGCCGTGAACCCGCGCGTGAAGGTGGCCGTGCGCTGGACCTTCGAGTGGTTCCACCCCGCCAAGGCCAAGGAGGCCACCGAGGCGCTGATGGCCGAGGGCGCCGACGTCTTCAACCAGACCGAGGATTCCCCCACGGTGACCCAGGTGGCGGCCAAGCGCGACCGCCTCAGCTTCTCTCACACCTCTCCCTTCCTGCGTTACGCGCCGCGCCACGTCGTCTCCGGGCAGCTCAAGCACTGGGAGGTCATCTACACGGACTTCCTGCGCAAGGTCCTGGCCGGGAAGTACCGCTCCGACAACCTGCAGGACGTCGACTACTGGTGGCGCCTGGCCGAGGGGGCCGTGGAGGTGGGGGCCGACTTCGGCATGCCCATCAACCCGGTCTTCCGCCCACGGCTGGAGGCGGTGCGGGTGAGGACAGCCGACCTGGGGACGGTGAACGCCTACGACCTGATCCTGCGCCGGCTGCGCCAGATGTCCACCCTGCGCGACGGCCAGCCGGCCTTCGAGCCCTTCACCGGGCCGATCCGCGACCGCCGGGGCGTGCTGCGAGCCGCGCCGGGGAAGCGCCTGACCCCGGAGGAGCTCCTGACGATGCAGTGGGCCGCTCCCAACGTGGTCGGCCCTTGGCCGGACGAGCCGTGA